In a genomic window of Staphylococcus taiwanensis:
- the mreD gene encoding rod shape-determining protein MreD — protein MRALTYLIIGVVLFYIDSIIGLVIPMNIAKYEIIFVPHLTLMYILLLTIYRGVSVGLILAVLLGVVTDIYLGSIYGLYMFGYIVLVLLFDNFLKIFYRDFTMMFLFNICAVIVFEIYIAIIYAVIGFTNIDLLSFILLRLIPTTILNIILLIILFPIFIKFARKTQNKIDTKIQ, from the coding sequence ATGAGAGCATTAACTTATTTAATTATAGGTGTTGTATTGTTCTACATTGATAGTATCATTGGATTAGTTATTCCTATGAATATAGCTAAGTATGAAATCATATTTGTCCCACATTTAACGCTAATGTATATTCTACTTTTAACTATTTATCGCGGTGTTAGTGTTGGTTTAATATTGGCTGTCTTACTTGGCGTAGTCACTGACATTTATTTAGGTAGTATTTATGGTTTATACATGTTTGGTTATATTGTATTAGTTCTTCTCTTTGATAATTTTTTGAAGATATTTTACCGCGATTTTACGATGATGTTCTTATTTAATATTTGTGCAGTGATCGTATTTGAAATATATATAGCAATTATTTATGCCGTCATTGGATTCACAAATATTGATTTATTAAGTTTTATATTGTTACGTTTAATTCCAACTACGATATTAAATATTATTTTATTAATTATCTTATTCCCAATTTTTATTAAATTTGCTAGAAAAACACAAAACAAGATTGACACTAAGATACAGTAA
- the rplU gene encoding 50S ribosomal protein L21 encodes MFAIIETGGKQIKVEEGQEIFVEKLDVNEGDSFTFDKVLFVGGDSVKVGAPTVEGATVTATVKKQGRGKKITVFTYRRRKDSKRKKGHRQPYTKLTIDKINA; translated from the coding sequence ATGTTTGCTATTATCGAAACAGGCGGTAAACAAATTAAAGTAGAAGAAGGTCAAGAAATCTTCGTTGAAAAATTAGATGTTAATGAAGGAGATTCATTTACATTTGATAAAGTTTTATTTGTAGGTGGCGATTCAGTTAAAGTTGGAGCTCCAACAGTTGAAGGTGCTACTGTAACTGCTACAGTTAAAAAACAAGGACGCGGTAAAAAAATTACTGTATTCACTTATAGACGTCGTAAAGACTCAAAACGCAAAAAAGGTCATCGTCAACCATATACTAAATTAACTATTGATAAAATCAACGCTTAA
- a CDS encoding ribosomal-processing cysteine protease Prp — protein sequence MITVDITINDSGKVTDVIMNGHADHGEYGYDIVCAGASAVLFGSVNAILGLTSEKPDIDYDDDGGHFHIRSVDTNNEQAQLILQAMLVSLQTIEDEYNENIRLNYK from the coding sequence ATGATTACAGTTGATATCACCATTAATGATAGTGGAAAAGTCACAGATGTTATCATGAATGGTCATGCAGACCATGGCGAATATGGTTACGATATTGTTTGTGCTGGAGCTTCAGCAGTACTCTTTGGTAGTGTTAATGCTATCTTAGGCTTAACCAGCGAGAAGCCAGACATTGATTACGATGATGACGGTGGTCATTTTCATATAAGAAGTGTAGACACAAATAATGAACAAGCTCAATTGATTCTTCAAGCAATGTTAGTTTCTTTACAAACAATTGAAGATGAGTATAATGAAAATATCAGATTAAATTACAAGTGA
- the rpmA gene encoding 50S ribosomal protein L27, producing MLKLNLQFFSSKKGVSSTKNGRDSESKRLGAKRADGQYVSGGSILYRQRGTKIYPGENVGRGGDDTLFAKIDGVVRFERKGRDKKQVSVYAVAE from the coding sequence ATGTTAAAATTAAACTTACAATTCTTCTCATCTAAAAAAGGGGTAAGTTCTACTAAAAACGGTCGTGACTCTGAATCTAAACGTTTAGGTGCTAAACGTGCTGACGGTCAATACGTTTCTGGCGGTTCAATTTTATACCGTCAACGTGGTACTAAAATTTATCCTGGTGAAAATGTAGGTCGTGGTGGCGATGATACATTATTCGCAAAAATCGATGGCGTTGTTCGTTTCGAACGTAAAGGTCGCGACAAAAAACAAGTTTCTGTATATGCAGTAGCTGAATAA
- the obgE gene encoding GTPase ObgE has product MFVDQVKISLKAGDGGNGITAYRREKYVPFGGPAGGDGGKGASVIFEVDEGLRTLLDFRYQSHFKAKKGENGQSSNMHGKNAEDLVLKVPPGTIIKSVDSEEVLADLVEDGQRAVVARGGRGGRGNSRFATPRNPAPDFSENGEPGEELEVTLELKLLADVGLVGFPSVGKSTLLSIVSKAKPKIGAYHFTTIKPNLGVVSTQDNRSFVMADLPGLIEGASDGVGLGHQFLRHVERTKVIVHLIDMSGSEGRDPYNDYQIINKELVNYKQRLEDRPQIVVANKMDIPEAQDNLELFKEEIDDENVIIVPVSTITRDNIDQLLYKIADKLEEVKDIDFSVEEDEEAGVNRVLYKHTPSQDKFTISRDDDGAYVVSGNAIERMFKMTDFNSDPAVRRFARQMRSMGIDDALRARGCSNGDIVRILGGEFEFVE; this is encoded by the coding sequence ATGTTTGTCGATCAAGTTAAAATATCTCTTAAAGCTGGTGATGGAGGTAATGGTATCACAGCATATCGTAGAGAGAAATATGTTCCATTTGGTGGCCCTGCTGGAGGCGATGGGGGTAAAGGTGCTTCTGTCATATTTGAGGTTGATGAAGGTTTAAGAACGTTACTTGACTTTAGATACCAAAGCCATTTTAAAGCCAAAAAGGGTGAAAATGGACAAAGTAGTAATATGCATGGCAAAAATGCTGAAGATTTAGTATTAAAGGTACCGCCTGGTACTATTATTAAAAGTGTTGATTCGGAAGAAGTATTAGCTGACTTAGTAGAGGACGGACAACGTGCCGTTGTAGCTCGCGGTGGTAGAGGTGGTAGAGGTAACTCTCGCTTTGCAACACCACGAAATCCAGCTCCTGATTTTAGCGAAAATGGTGAACCAGGAGAAGAATTAGAAGTTACTTTAGAACTTAAATTATTAGCTGATGTAGGGTTAGTAGGTTTTCCTAGCGTTGGGAAATCGACTTTACTATCAATCGTATCAAAAGCAAAGCCTAAAATTGGTGCTTATCACTTCACAACGATTAAACCAAATTTAGGTGTTGTGTCGACACAAGATAATAGAAGTTTTGTAATGGCTGATTTACCTGGTTTAATTGAAGGTGCCTCTGATGGTGTAGGTCTTGGTCATCAATTTTTAAGACATGTAGAACGTACAAAAGTCATTGTACATTTAATAGATATGAGTGGTTCTGAGGGTAGAGATCCTTACAATGATTATCAAATTATAAACAAAGAATTAGTCAATTATAAACAACGTTTAGAAGACAGACCACAGATTGTTGTTGCTAATAAAATGGATATTCCTGAAGCACAAGATAACTTAGAATTATTTAAAGAAGAAATTGATGACGAAAACGTCATTATCGTTCCAGTTTCAACAATTACTAGAGATAATATTGACCAATTATTATATAAAATTGCTGATAAATTAGAAGAAGTTAAAGATATTGACTTTAGTGTTGAAGAAGATGAAGAAGCAGGTGTTAACCGTGTACTTTATAAACATACGCCTTCACAAGATAAATTTACGATATCTCGTGATGATGACGGTGCTTATGTAGTAAGCGGAAATGCAATTGAAAGAATGTTCAAGATGACTGATTTCAATAGTGATCCAGCAGTAAGACGATTTGCTCGTCAAATGCGTTCAATGGGTATCGACGATGCACTTAGAGCACGTGGATGTAGTAATGGTGATATTGTAAGAATCTTGGGTGGAGAATTCGAATTTGTAGAATAG
- a CDS encoding ACT domain-containing protein — protein sequence MDNKDYKKFYLIREDVLPESVVKTLKIKDALKNNSELSIYEAVKMFNLSRSAFYKYRETIFPVDEKMLDHREFTLILYVNDVVGTLAQVLNTVSNLELSVLTIHQSVPMEEKATITLSLSAKDTSLSIDEIIVTLRNIEHVSKVELISMSM from the coding sequence GTGGACAATAAAGATTATAAAAAGTTCTATTTAATAAGAGAAGATGTTTTACCTGAATCAGTTGTAAAAACTTTAAAGATTAAAGATGCCTTAAAAAATAATTCTGAATTGTCCATTTATGAAGCAGTTAAGATGTTCAATCTATCGCGAAGTGCATTCTACAAATATAGAGAAACCATCTTTCCAGTGGATGAAAAGATGCTTGATCATCGAGAATTCACATTAATTTTATATGTTAATGATGTTGTAGGAACCTTAGCACAAGTACTCAATACTGTTTCTAATTTAGAATTATCTGTATTAACAATCCATCAAAGTGTCCCGATGGAAGAAAAGGCTACAATCACTTTGTCATTAAGTGCAAAAGATACTAGCCTTTCAATTGATGAAATTATAGTTACCTTGAGAAACATTGAACATGTATCTAAAGTTGAATTAATAAGTATGAGTATGTAG